The DNA window AGGAGCTTTCATCTCCTATCATAGTTAATTTAACCGTGATAAATTGCGAACATTGGGAACTGCCCCCACGAGCAATTAACTCGGTATCTAATCTACGTATTCGCATAATTAGGACCACACAATCACCGCACCCGGTCGTAGTTTTCCGCCTACTCCTGTAACGGTATTGTTGTCCTTAATTGTTGTAACCTGTTAGCCGTTGAGTTAGATTACGTACTCTTCTGCTGATTATAGCACGGTTGCTACGAGACTATCAGAGTAGCATGTAAATTTAATGATCTAAAGGAGATTTTTAAGACGTACAAGCCAAATTTAATTGTTACCGTAAAACTTGTAAATGATAGTCTCAACGTGGATTATGGTCTCTGCCACCATCGCGTCGGCTTGGTTACCGGATTCCACACAGTCTAACAAGACCAAGTTCTAAACATTATCGATCTAAAGCACATCTAAAACTATCATGGAGTTATCGTTATTTTTTCGACAATACTATAATATCACCTTGAACTTCCCATTTTGTTCCCGAAAAGTTCCTAATTTGTTCCTGTTTTATTCCCGTTTTGTTCCTGATTTGTTCCCGCTTTTTCGTCATCGTCATCAAAATCGAGAAATAAGGGGAGAATTTCGAGGTTACAATTCATTTGCATTGAGATTCGATCACAAGCTTCAGCAAACTCTAAACAAGCTACCTCATCAGCATTTTTAAAGGTTGAATGCCCCAAGTGATGATTAATATGAAGTTTAGTTTCTACGACTGTCAATTGCTTAACATAGTGCCAATTGAGTATGTCTTGGCTTCCTACGCTACAAGCACTAATCGCTTTCTCAACGGCTCGCTTTGCTCTTGCACATTCAGCATAGTAAATCATCATCTTTTCTGATCCATTGCCTTTACGTGATCCATGAATACCAGTCACATCATTTTTTTGCTCTTTGATCCCATCGTTCCAAGCATTCAAACGAATCTTTTGATATTTCTTATCATTATTGAAAAAGTTACGGACATTTTGAATGGTTTTCTTCTCATTTAATTCTGGAAATAACTCCACGATATTTCGCTCCCCTTGTGATATAATAGTTTTGCTTATTTTTATATCTCAAGGGCGTTCTCACAGTAGAGCGTCTTTTTTATGTTACATAGAATGCAAATACATGCAACCATATTGTTAGTGTTAGACAACACATATCTATTCTGTAACCTTGCTATTTGTGTCTTTCAAAATGTCAGATAATTTTTCTTGCATCAAAGCCGCTTCTACATCTGTGATTCTTAGTTGCCTGTATCTACCTGCGTTACGAAATAACACTCCTATGTGACGATAGTATTCTGGTTTTGATAGCCCTGTAATCTCTAGAATAGTAGACTGTTTAGCTTCAATTTTCCGCAAAATATAAGCTTGAGCAAAAGGGTTATTAATATTGTGCTTGTGAAAATACTGCTTAATTCGCCATTCGGATTCTTTAATCCTTCTAGCTTCTCGTAACTCCAAGTTTTTGCGAAACTTCATAATTTCTTGGAGTCGCCAATCACTGGGTGCTAGTACATCTTCTGGCATTTCGGTAGCTTCACCCCACTCGCTATTCTTACTTAATGAATTCATTGCTTCAGACAGCCTTTTAGGAATTGCCATTTTCTTTTCCTCCCGCTTTAATTTATTTTCTTCTCGCCGTTGACGTTTCTTGCATCGGCGGTTTTTGCTTTTGCTCTTTAATTTTACCATTACAGTCGCTCCTTAATCTCATTAATTCTTTGTAAAAGTACATCAGCGTATACTTGCATAGCGTTGTACTGAATAATCATCAAGCGCTGTTCTTTATCACTCAGATGTCTGTACTCTTCTGTATCCATGAACTCATCTAGTCGATTCATTCTATTGAAAATTATCCAACTTTACTTTTTGGATAAAGTCATTGAATATTTCTTCTTTTGTCATTATTCTTCCTCCTCATACATAACAACGCAATCAAGATAAAAGTCTCTAAGAATATTATTTACAAATCCACCAGTGATATTAGTATCCACCATAGGATAAGGCTTAATATCAATTACTTTCTTATCCTTAATAAATTCATTTACGTTTTTATCAAATTTTTCTGGATCAGTTGCATGAATATAATGTACTTTCATTATTCTTCCTCCCCATCATCGTCTTTGACCTCTTCTTTCATTACATCAATTATGGATGCAAAACGTGGATAGTCTTTCTTTAATTGTTCTAGCTGTGAGTTGGTAAAAGTATTTGTAGCATTTTTATCGCCCCACATATACCAACCCATATTAGAATCAAATTCTATATAATTTTGGTTACCATCCTTGTCATCAATCCAACGCAAATAATACCTCTTTTCAGAAAAACGATCTTTGACTGGAGTATCCTGTAACTCTTTTACGAGGTTCAATATGGTCCGTAACTTGCAGGCATCAGTGTACCTCAAGTATCTCCATTCCCAGTCCAAGTCCATGCTTTTTGAAGTAACTAAAAATGCCAAAAAATAATAGTCTTGGTAGCTAGTAGTTTCTCCATCGCAAATGTAAATACAGTCACCGTCCTTTTTTGCATACGCTACTTCGTTTACTTTTTCGATAAATTCCTTAATCTTCATCTTTGCTGACCCCCTAAAAAGGTAACTCTTTATAAGTTGTTTTAACGTGCTTTATAATTCCATCAACGTGTTTGTATTCGTGAAAGGTTGGTTCAGGCTCCCCTATATGCCAATAATATGCACTTAAAGGCTTTTGACCCGGTTTTAAATCTTCATACCAACCATAAAAATGTGGCTTGAGTTCATACCATTCGCCCTTTGGATAATCTTTGCCAATTGGAAACCACCGATATGCACATTCATAGCCACCATCGTATTCGCCATTAACATCAGGTACATTGCTACCTGCAGGCCAGATTTCTTTAGTTGGCCATGATTTATACCATTCGCCATCAATGTTCCTGACAATTTTATGAGGAGTTGCTTTATAACCCCTAATTATCTTTGGATAAATCATTTTCGCTTACCTACCTTCACTCCATATTCAATTGATTCAATATCTTTGTTTGTCCTCACTACCATTCCTCTCGCATCTTCCCGGCAATGAATGCCAAAATAATTACTAGCACAACCGGCAATAACACCCATCCACCGGCAAATTTCATTGTTGTTACTGTGATCAGCACAATTGCAAACCACAGAAACGCATATAACACACTATCCATTTTTCTTCTCCCTAAATTCATCCAAGCTAACACCCAAGGCATCGGCTATTTTGACCATGTTTGTAAAGCTTGGCTCATGCCCATTCTTGTAATTTTGCATAGTATTCAAACTAAGCCCTGTAATTTTTGCTAACCGATAAGCTGAAATATTTTGCTTATCCATTTGATTTTTTATTAATTTCCACAACATTAGGATTTTAAAGCCTATCAAATTCTTCTTTTGTCATAGGTTTTTTACTAGCCCGGTCTCCTTTCGAGGAGGCCTTTTTTATTACAAAGTCGTACTCTTGTAATTCGTAATGATTAGACCGGCGAACCTCACATAGCTCGTACTCGCCAGTTAAAACACGGCTAATAAGTTCTAATAAAATTTCTTTTTTGGTCATTATTCTTCCTCCATAGTTTTTGAAACCATAGCCAACCAACTCTTCATAATTACGCCCTCCAGTCAGGATAACCATAGCCGACTAATTCTTCATCAATAGTTTTAATAGCGTCCTTTACACTACGAGCGCAGCAATGAATAATATGATGTTTCATTAGTACCCGATGAAAAGCCAACTGATCTTGCCTTAATCGACCTTTTTCATTTTTCACTTCAATGTAACAAACTTTTCCGTTTGACCACTTAAAGCAATAAAGATCAGGATGTCCCGAAGGCACACCAGCGCTGAAAAATCTCCCATCGGCGGTTTTAACATTACCAACGTTCACCCGGAACACTGTGCAATGATGCTTTGACAATGCCACCCGAATATCGTTTTGAATTTTATGCTCACTAGTCATTAGAGTTTTCAATGTCCTCAATGTTGCCAAGCCGAGTCCAAACGTTACGGTGTTCTGAATCTTCAAAGATCATTATCTTATCTGGATGATTGATCCACTCATCAATAAGATGATCAATAGACATCCCCATTGGGGTTTGTGCTTTGCCTTCTAACCGATATACTTTTCCTGACTTCATACGTAAAATTTTTTCTTCCATAATTCATTCCTCCAGGTTGTCACTAGGTTGCGACTACTGTAAACCACTTTGTTCTTACTCTCCCAAGGGATTAACCCTCGGTTGCGAGGTTGCGACTTAGTTTCAACTTTATATAGTACTTATATACTATATATATATATTATTTTTTTATTATAGAAATAGTGTAGTAGTAACAACCTATACCTTATAAGTGTTGATATGACAACGTTTATAAGGGTTGTCACTAACCGATTTTTAGTCGCAACCACTGTCAACTAGTCGCAACTCTTCTATATCCTCTACGAGATAATCCTTTAACTTTCTTACTTCCTGCTTTCCAATCGTTACGATATGGTTTACACTAAGTTTACACTAGCAAAAGTGTCTTCACCCTTACTCTCTCAACACATTAGACTATGGTTTACAGGTTTACACTTAGTTTCAACTTTATATAGTACTTATATACTATATATATATTATTTTTTTATTATAGAAATAGTGTAGTAGTGTAAACCTACTATAGATAAGTGTTGATATGACAACGTTTATAAGGGTTTACACTACTTGATTTTTACTGTAAACCAGTGTCAACTACTGTAAACTTTTAACTCTTCTATATCCTCTATGAACGATATTTTTTAATTTCTTGTATCCTGCTTTCCAATCGTTACGATTATCCATGACATACTTAATTTTCTTCGCTAGCGAACGGTTACGGACTAGATTATCTTCTCCTAGTTCTTGAGCTATTTCAGAACTTTCAATCCAGTCATCAGACCAGGTACTTAATACCCGTTCAATCTGGTTTTCTGTTTCATCAATGTACATGAATGACTTCCGGTTATCTTCAATTAGTTTCTGTTGTTCTTTGTTGAGGATGAAACTAAAACCGCTTTTGTAAAGCGCTACTGCTTCTCCCCAGATTCTTGCTACTTCTTCATCATCTAAATCAGTTACCGGATTAGCAACGGCTCGACTTTTATCAGCCATATTCGGTAAGAATCGCCGTTCACCAGTTTTATCCTTTAAGTAAGTTGATTCATTAGTTGTCCGGGCCATGACAAAATTCTTTGGTCGGCGAATTGTATGTCGACCATAGGGTGGCCGGAACTCTAACTCCTCAGCTGAAACAAATTTCTTTAGATTTTCAAAGTCTGAGTTATTTGTTGCTGTCATTTCATCGTCGTTAACAATTAAAGCTCGCAACATGTTTGCGTAATTATCCTTGTCTTTGAAATCAGTAAACTGGTCTGTATACCAGCCGTGTGCTAATTTTTTTAACAGTGTGGTCTTACCTACTCCCTGTCCTCCAACTAAGTCAAACACCCAATCAAACTTACTATCAGGTTTATAAGTTTTCATGACTGCACCGACTAAAAACAATTTAGTTTGAAGTGTTGTTACTTCACTAGTTGGAACACCTAAATAAACTGGCAGAAAGTCCTTGATTCGTTCTTTGTGATCCCAATCCTTATAGCATTGCTCCATGTAGTCTTTAACTGGATTGTAAGGGTGCTGACGAGCTTCTACTGTAATTCCCATAGTGAGCAATCGCTCTTGAAACATGATGTTATACGAGTCTTCTATGTAGCGAAGAATCATTGCCATATAACTATCATCCATTTGTCCTTTTTCAATGAATAATTCCGGAATATCTCGGACAACATCAATTGAATAAGCAAATTCATTGTATTTGAAGGTGTCATGAAGAATGGAATCTTGGGAAAGAATCAAGCCAATATTTTTAAGACTGTTAGATTTAGGATTGCCTTGACCGTTTAATTCAAACGGAATTGGCTTTTTTACAATATTATTCGTTGCCACTCTTTGCACCTCCATTTCTGATATCTCGTTTTACCATTGATCTAAACGTCCGATTTACTTCTTCCTCCGGAAGTGGATCGGGCGTATTTTCATTTGCCATTAAAGCTAATTGATAAGCTTCTTTTTGGTGTACTCCCCGAAATAAAATTGCTCCAACCAAACCTGCTAACGTTTTATTTCTCAATCCTTTATCGCCTAAACCATTCGCAATTGTTTCTAGTAAATCAGTGGTTGAATTACGTTGACGAGGCTTTAAGACTAAATCATCGGGACTACTTCGACGATTACTGGCCCGCATCTGGTTAATATTTATGACTAATGATTTTGGAGCAGTTACAATAGCATGTTTGTTTAACCATTTATAACCTTCACTCGGTGCAACCACTACATAGTTATTAATGTGTGCTTTGACATCTACACCAGGAAGATAACCAATTAATTGATTTACCTTCATATCATGACGTTTTAAGTAGAACCATTGTTGACCACCATGTCGGGTAGTTTGCATTAATGTTTCTGGATAATATTCAGATGGTTGTTGTTCTATTGATTTCATACCATCAATTTCACCATCATGGTTGCGGTCAATATCAACAACAAAGAATTTATCTGTTCGTAATGCAATTTGTGCGTATGGATGTTGCCTCCAAATATCTTTAATTTGTTCAGCTGTCAGAGGTGGCTTATTCGCAAATTTAATCAATGGCTGTTTACCAGCAACTGGGAGGACACTTAATCCTTTAGCTTGGTAAGCTAAGGCATAATTAACTAAATTTTTCATTGTTGCCTCCTTAACGGGCTTCCCACCCGAACGGTGTTGTAAGTTCACTGACTCAAAATAATTAATTAAAATGGTATTTGGTCATCACTAACTTCTGGTGTAGCTGGTTGTTCAACTGCATCGAAGTCATAATTGCGGTATGGATATTGAGGATTTTTCTTGTTATGGCGTACATCCAAGTGCATAGTCATAGTCTTACCAACCGTTTTTTGAAATACCTTAGTGAGGTTGGCATAAATCATCGAATCATCGTCCCATGCAGCATCTGGAATTGTTGTTCCCAAGACAGCAGCTAACTTCATAACCATACGAATATTAGTTTCAAGAAACGGATTTGGATTCCCCTTAGCAGTGACTTCATCTAAACCAATTCGAAGGAATTCTTTACTGCCGGCATGTTCACCTTCTACTACTTCAAGGACGAAACTTAATTGTTCCGCACCCCAAGGAGCAGTAGAGTCTTCTACTTTTGTTACCGCAACGGTGTAATTACCGCTTGGTAGTCCCTTAAATTCATTGATTGAATCGTTCTTTGCATCAAAATTCTTAGCTACATTGTTCATTGCATCTCGTAAACTCATAATTAATTACCTTCCTTTACATTTTGCTTTTTAATTTGATTTACAATTTCGTTTTGTTCTTTTGGTGTAGTGGTTCTTGGCTTGTCGAATACACCGTTAACATGTTCTAACACTCGTAAAATAGTTGGGTCTGTGATGTCTTCTTTTAAGTAGTGAATTCGCCGATCCTTAACCATGCGAATATATCGATCACCAAAGCGTTTAGTTTCAATCACTAAATCACAGTTACCATTAACCACGTTGTAGTACTTCTGCTTCAAAGATGGTCTTTCGTCTGTTCGTCCTGTAGCCTCGTCTGTTAGCATCATCAAACGACTGATATAGATGGTGTTCATTGGCAACCCTTTCAATTCGGTCACAAACGCTTGAAAGACGGTATTGAATTGGGCATAGCCTTTTCCATATGGAACATCACCTAATGTTTCAACCTTGTTGTCATAACAGATAGCTTGCTCAATTAGAGTGACAACATCATCAATCACATCAATAACCACTGTCTTATATCCGTGATTTTCCGTACCTAATGCAAGAATGATTTCATCTAATTGGTCAATCACCGACTTTTTAAGCGAGCCATCTGAATTCCGTACATTTCTTAATTGAATTGATGGAGCAGTATTCATCTCACTGTTACCATCGGTATTGAGAAATAATGGACTCGGAAACCGTTCTGCCAGATATGATTTTCCTGACATCGTATCGCCATAGATAAAATAATTCCGTGGTATTCGCCGCGCCTTTTGTGGCTTATTAGGCGGTAAAATACTCATAATTTAACCTCACTTTCTTAATAACCCATGCTTTTTTGCATAATAGTAAGCCCAACCGGACTTATAGCCATGTAGCTTTCCATAGGCTTGTATTTCCTTTAGATTTTTCAATTCACTCGGCCGTTTGCCAGCAACGTTTTTCATGATTGTTGATTTTTGCAATTGTTTTACAATTCCTAATCGTGACCGAGTAACTTTCTTTAACTTAACGTCATCAACTACTTCTAGTTCTTTTTCTTCTCCTAGTCGCATCCCACAGTATGGACAACTGTCACCAGTTCGATAGAAAGAAGCAAAGCAACGTGGACAAACAGTTACTGATTTAATTACTGTCCCCAAAGAGGAACGTTTGTTTTGTTTGCTAACCCCCTCAAGTGACCATTGTCTTTTGTCGGTTGGTAATCCGAATCGCTCTACATTACCAACATGGTCAATAATGACCGCTGTCTTACCTTCACGTGGATTCATGGAACGCATCGCGAACTGTAAGTACAAAGATAATGATTGAGTTGGTCGCATCATAATCACACAATCGACATTTGGTAAATCTAAGCCTTCCGTAAATAACTCGGCATTAGTTACTATTTTTATTTTGCCTGCACGATAATCTTCAATAATTTGTTTTCGCTCATCTTTTGGTGTCTTTCCTGAAACTGCACGGGCACTAATCCCATGACCATTAAACGCTCTAGCTAGCCGGACCGCACTATCGACGTTATAGGTATATGCGATAGCTTGCATCCCCTTAGCCAATTCGTGATAATGGCGAACGGCATTTCCATAAATTCGTGGTTTCAAGGCTTCCTTAATGGAATTTTCACTGTAATCCCCGGTTGATTTAGTTCGTAACTTACTAATATCAATCTGGGAAGGTGCG is part of the Limosilactobacillus reuteri genome and encodes:
- a CDS encoding ArpU family phage packaging/lysis transcriptional regulator, with product MELFPELNEKKTIQNVRNFFNNDKKYQKIRLNAWNDGIKEQKNDVTGIHGSRKGNGSEKMMIYYAECARAKRAVEKAISACSVGSQDILNWHYVKQLTVVETKLHINHHLGHSTFKNADEVACLEFAEACDRISMQMNCNLEILPLFLDFDDDDEKAGTNQEQNGNKTGTN
- a CDS encoding crAss001_48 related protein: MNRLDEFMDTEEYRHLSDKEQRLMIIQYNAMQVYADVLLQRINEIKERL
- a CDS encoding helix-turn-helix transcriptional regulator — translated: MDKQNISAYRLAKITGLSLNTMQNYKNGHEPSFTNMVKIADALGVSLDEFREKKNG
- a CDS encoding VRR-NUC domain-containing protein, giving the protein MTSEHKIQNDIRVALSKHHCTVFRVNVGNVKTADGRFFSAGVPSGHPDLYCFKWSNGKVCYIEVKNEKGRLRQDQLAFHRVLMKHHIIHCCARSVKDAIKTIDEELVGYGYPDWRA
- a CDS encoding VapE domain-containing protein; translated protein: MATNNIVKKPIPFELNGQGNPKSNSLKNIGLILSQDSILHDTFKYNEFAYSIDVVRDIPELFIEKGQMDDSYMAMILRYIEDSYNIMFQERLLTMGITVEARQHPYNPVKDYMEQCYKDWDHKERIKDFLPVYLGVPTSEVTTLQTKLFLVGAVMKTYKPDSKFDWVFDLVGGQGVGKTTLLKKLAHGWYTDQFTDFKDKDNYANMLRALIVNDDEMTATNNSDFENLKKFVSAEELEFRPPYGRHTIRRPKNFVMARTTNESTYLKDKTGERRFLPNMADKSRAVANPVTDLDDEEVARIWGEAVALYKSGFSFILNKEQQKLIEDNRKSFMYIDETENQIERVLSTWSDDWIESSEIAQELGEDNLVRNRSLAKKIKYVMDNRNDWKAGYKKLKNIVHRGYRRVKSLQ
- a CDS encoding bifunctional DNA primase/polymerase; this translates as MKNLVNYALAYQAKGLSVLPVAGKQPLIKFANKPPLTAEQIKDIWRQHPYAQIALRTDKFFVVDIDRNHDGEIDGMKSIEQQPSEYYPETLMQTTRHGGQQWFYLKRHDMKVNQLIGYLPGVDVKAHINNYVVVAPSEGYKWLNKHAIVTAPKSLVININQMRASNRRSSPDDLVLKPRQRNSTTDLLETIANGLGDKGLRNKTLAGLVGAILFRGVHQKEAYQLALMANENTPDPLPEEEVNRTFRSMVKRDIRNGGAKSGNE
- a CDS encoding DUF669 domain-containing protein, whose amino-acid sequence is MSLRDAMNNVAKNFDAKNDSINEFKGLPSGNYTVAVTKVEDSTAPWGAEQLSFVLEVVEGEHAGSKEFLRIGLDEVTAKGNPNPFLETNIRMVMKLAAVLGTTIPDAAWDDDSMIYANLTKVFQKTVGKTMTMHLDVRHNKKNPQYPYRNYDFDAVEQPATPEVSDDQIPF
- a CDS encoding AAA family ATPase, encoding MSILPPNKPQKARRIPRNYFIYGDTMSGKSYLAERFPSPLFLNTDGNSEMNTAPSIQLRNVRNSDGSLKKSVIDQLDEIILALGTENHGYKTVVIDVIDDVVTLIEQAICYDNKVETLGDVPYGKGYAQFNTVFQAFVTELKGLPMNTIYISRLMMLTDEATGRTDERPSLKQKYYNVVNGNCDLVIETKRFGDRYIRMVKDRRIHYLKEDITDPTILRVLEHVNGVFDKPRTTTPKEQNEIVNQIKKQNVKEGN
- a CDS encoding DEAD/DEAH box helicase yields the protein MFKLRNYQQETVDKVYQSIRNGHKSIMVQQPPRTGKTVIMADIARRATSKGNRIMFIVHRQEIIEQAIKTFENDGVDMKLSQIGMVQTFTRHIEELKPPKIIFVDEAHHATAKSYRRILDAFPNAYKLLFTATPYRLNGKGFTDIADDLITGKSVPWLIKHGFLAPVDYYAPSQIDISKLRTKSTGDYSENSIKEALKPRIYGNAVRHYHELAKGMQAIAYTYNVDSAVRLARAFNGHGISARAVSGKTPKDERKQIIEDYRAGKIKIVTNAELFTEGLDLPNVDCVIMMRPTQSLSLYLQFAMRSMNPREGKTAVIIDHVGNVERFGLPTDKRQWSLEGVSKQNKRSSLGTVIKSVTVCPRCFASFYRTGDSCPYCGMRLGEEKELEVVDDVKLKKVTRSRLGIVKQLQKSTIMKNVAGKRPSELKNLKEIQAYGKLHGYKSGWAYYYAKKHGLLRK